The DNA segment CCAACTTGTCCATGTACCAGACGATTGTCAATTCTTGTTAATAGAATATTCGGCATATATTCCACCTCCATTCACTTTTATACAAGCAAGAAACGTGCCAACTTTCTGTCGCAGCACGTTTCGCTTTATTTATTTGGGGTTTTTAAAGTAATTCAGTACATACAACGCCTCAGGCGCTGGAAGTTCGACACTATATCTCATTTCCACGCCACTAAATGCATCCTTTACTTTTTCCACTCGCTCCTGCTTTGCCCTGATTGCTTCTTCCATTCCCTCCACATCATCAATGATTTTCTCACCATTCAAGATAGTCAAATGATTGACGATATTCGACAGAGTGAAATTTTTCGTGATATTCTGGTTAAATGCCTCAAGATCTCCAACTCCAAGATAGCGCTGCATCAGCTGTTCCAGAACACCGATTTCATCATTCATCATAACACTTTCAATCGCCATAAAGGGTACACCGCTGACCTTGGGATCCAGCGTCCCTACAATCAGTTCTACCTGATAACGATTGAAAATGGAATCCCGTGCTCCGTTTTCCACAAGCTGCTGATAATTATATGGAATGATTTCCAGATCGATTTTTCGCGGTAAGGAGCTCTCCAGCAGCTCACTGATTTTCTTTGCGGCACCAAACCCGGTAGCACATATGGAAAGAATCGCAGACTTTTTCTTTCTGCTTTTCAAATAATGTGTCGAAAGCTGATGATGCTCCTTCACCTCCTGTAAAATCTCTTCCACACGCTTTCCCTGTCGGATATAATTACCAACCTCCAATGCCATAGCCGTTGATACATTGTTAATCAAAGCGATATTGTAATCAGACATTGGCTTGATTCTCGTATAGATTTCCTCCAGGCTTCCCATATCTACAAGGAATATCAGTTCATGAATCGTCCCCTTGCGTTTCAGATAATCATCCGCAAGCTGTGCCACCTTATCAATCGTGATATTGATCTCCATATCAATACCATCGAACACATACTGCCCCAGCATACGGTTTGCCGTATCTGCAATACTGCTGGCAGTGGAATAGCCGTGGCACAGAATCACACCGACACAGGAGCTAACCTCCTCATTCTGATAGCCCGCAAAGGCTATGGCAATGATCGCCAGCAAGAGATCATCCAGCTCCAAATCCAGATTTAACCGTACGTTTTCCACAATTTCCTCAGCTATGTTAAACACTCTTGGAATTCTCTCCTGAAGCTCTGACACCAAAGCCTTAACACTTTTCTGATGGGCACTGATCCAGACATTCGCATCGGTGGCGCATTTTGAATATTCCACCAGAATTCTGGAATAGATTTTTATTTCATTATTTGGAATTGAGATTGAATATTTATTCATCACAATAGAATAGATCTTGTCCAGCAGCTTCAACAGATATGCTTCACTCGTATTTTTCTGATACCGATTATGAAACATCACATAGTCAATATAGCTTTGAATGAGGATACCCGTTTTTTCCATATATGCAGGAAAGGCGCTTGTTGAGGTCTGGTATTCTTCATACTGCTGTATCAACTGACTATACAAATGCAAAAGCGGGGATGCCTGATTTAAGGAGCCCTTTAAGCGTTCAATCGGTATCATAGCCTCCTGCACCCCGTGCGTTGTGGATTTTAACTGCACGGAGGTCAAAGAAGGAAAGATGTAATCCGGCAGGTCAGCCACCTGAACCTTCAGCTTTGCCTCCCCCTTATGTACAAGAAAGGAATTTGCACAGGCTGCCTTGATTGCATTTTTCAACGCTCCCACATTTCCGATGAATTCAAAATCCATAAGACTCTGATAGGCTAGGTTGCTGATGAGAATTTCCTTACCGAGACGCTTACTTTCCTTCGTGAAGATGGTATAAATCAACTCCCGCTTTTCAATCAATGGACGATCCTTTAACGCAGGTACAGTAATGGTGATCGGTATTCTTCGCAGCAGTGTTTTCAACAGGACATTCTGTGGATCCTCCGTTGTTGCGAACACCAGCCGGCATTTGGAATAATACCAGTTTTCATTATCCCCAACCTTGTGATACATCCCCTTGTCCATAAAGAAAAACAGCTTTTCCTGACATTCCGCCTTCAGACAATGCACCTCATCAAGAAACAGCAGACCGCCATCAGCCAAGGAAATCAAACCGGGATTATCATCGTCTGCCCCGGTGTAGGCACCCTTGACATTACCAAACAGATTTGTTGTCAAAAGCTCCGGGTTATTCGCATACTCAGAACAGTTAACGGCAACGAATTTTTTATTTTTTCCGATAATATTCTGATTGACAGCATATTCATACATCATGGAGGCAATCATGCTTTTCCCGGTTCCGGTAGGCCCGTTAATCAGGATTGGAAGTCCACCCGGATAGGAGACTGCCGCCTTACAATGCTCAACGACACTGGACAGGGAATTGTTACAGCCGATCAGCTGCTCAAAATCCTGTGCATCCTTGACGAGCTCCTGCTTCAGCTGTTCAAGGGAATCAAAGCTGCACACTGTTAAAATCCCTTTTTGCTTCTGCTCTATTACATCACGCACAAAAAAATATACCGGGCGGGAATTGATTTTCACTACTTCCTTTGCCTTTACCTTTTCATTCAGATACTGCGAGACCGTGTTTCTGCTAATATGCAAAGCATCCGCAATACTGGCAGCAGTAAAACGGACATGCTCTTCTATTTCATTTTCCTCACAGCGTTTCTCTAATTCATTGTAAACAAGCTCCTTCATCGTACAACTCCTGCCTTTCTCAATCCTTCAACATATAAAAACGAAGAGCTTTATCTTCTCCGCTTCATTGTCTCATAATCCAGTTCCCCTATTTTTTCCACAGCGGTGCCCGGAACATCCTGATAAAACACCTCTGTCCCTTGTGCAAGCATATAATTCATATCATCAATATCCTGGCGTGTAAGATACACCTTACGGTTAAATGCCACCCTGCCTTTTTCATAATGCATATTTCCTACATTCACCCGTTTTAATTCAATCCCTGCTTCCACAAGCAAACGTGCCTCATGAGGAGACTGCACCACGACAAACAGCTTCTGATGACTCGTGTTTTCATTGAATACACGTATAAAATCAGCAACTGTGTAAAACCGGATTTGACGACTTGCGGCTGTAGCAACGCTCTGCATCAGCTTCTGTGCAAATCCGCTTGCAGCTGTGAGGTCATCCACGACGACGATGGTATCTATATTCAGTGTACTTCCCCAGGTCATCCCTACCTGCCCGTGTACAAGCCGGTTATCAATCCTTGTCAATTCTATTTTCGCTCTCATATGAACACCTCGATTTCTTTCATTTTACCTTATTTTTCAAAGAAATGGTATCCTAAAAAGAATTAGAATATTTTATTTATAAAGATCGCATTTTTTATGCAATGCCTAGCTTATTAAGAAAAGGATTGCAGAAAAGAGAAAGCTGTGAGGGCTTTCTCTTTATTTTATATCCATGACATTCATTAACAACTAACAACTATCTTAAATATCCTTCATTAAGCCTAAATCTCCACAACCATTTCCCATAAGGAAGAAGCTGAGACATGCTGTATTACAAAGCAGACCTTCTGCAGGACACAACTAGTTTCCAATAAAAAACCTATCATGGTCGCTGAATTCTATGCCTGATAACCTCTCTTTTAAATATACCATACGATTATCGCTATCCTCAATCAGTTCCAAATCCTTTTCTATCTTATCAAATATAGATTCCTCAGTTCTTTTCTTCTTATAAATATACCGATCATCTATGAATTCATCATATTTCTCAGCATCATGCGTTGTAAACGTATTAACAGATTTTTTTGAATGAAAAACTTTCTCTTTTAAACATTTTGCCGGATTTCCACCATATACGGTATTTGAGTGATATTCCTTTCCTGCCGCAATACCTCTGGCTGCCATAATACATCCGGATCCTAACCGGCTTCCTTTCAATACAAGGACCTCTTGTCCCAACCATACATGATCACCAATATAGATACTTTTTGATTTATTTATTCGCGTCCTTGTACTTTCATCATATATGATGTGCGGATCTGCAGTTCGTATCCAGCAGCCTATCGCGAAAAGCCCTTCATCTCCTATAATTACATGCTTTTGCTCAGATAAAATAATATGCAAAACCTTATTAATATAATTATTTTTACCAAAATATAAAACACTGTTATTGTATATTGTTACCTTAAAATAATAAATGTGCCTGTTTTCATTCAAATATACAATAGAATTATTCCCTTTAAACTCAATATAACTGTCTTTAATTGTTATATTTTTCTCGCAATATAAAATATTTCCTTTTCCCATAAACCTTATTTTTGTATTGAGAAGCTTCGGTTCTCCTATAATCTTATTATCCTCTATCATATTCTTTCCTCCACAGGTAGTTTAAAAGTAATTATAACCACCATGTATATCAAATACAGCACCGTTTAAATAACCGTTCGTTACTATATGGTAACATAAATCCGCCACTTCTTCTGGTCTTCCAAAACGATGTAATGCAATCTTCCGATTCACAACATCTCTGCTCGCTTCTGTCCTATTCTTTTGCCACTTAGTTTCTATAAATCCTGGAGCAATCGCATTTACACGAATTTGTTTATCCTCAAAAATTTTTACTAAGGACTTTGCTAAAAAAAGCACTGCGGCTTTTGAAACGCTATATACTAAAGAAGATGAATACGGTTCCTGTCCGGCATGAGATCCCATGAGGACGATACTGCCATTTACATTCATTTGATTTTTTAATGCTTTTATCAGAAATACAGGAACACTAACATTGGTTTTCATAATACGATCCCATAATTCCGGTGTATATTCTTCAAAAGGCATGTAAGAGCTAATACCGGTATTTAGAATCAGCCAATCTATACTCTTGTTTTTTTCATCCAGTTTTGCTGTTATCGTATCAATTCCGTCATATGATGACATATCTGCTTTTACAAAATCTACATGCGATTGTTCTTCTGCTGACAGCATAGAATAAAAATCACCTGCTGCTGTATCATCATGACCATAATTGATTAAAATATAGACATCCGTATTTTTCAGTTCATTTAATAATTTCATAGCAATCGCTTTTCCAATCCCAGATGTGCCGGATGTCAGTAAAATATTCTTTCCCATGATTTTCTCCTCACTTATAGCTCTTCTAGCACTTTTTGTATATCGCTTGGTAAATATGGCCTTTGATTATGCATTTCCTCCCCAAAATAAGTTTTTGGATATGCTGCAGAATCAGCATTAATGAATATTTCAAATACATGAGGCTTCTTTTGATCGGCTGAAGAAACTGCTTTTTTTAAATCCTCAATGGTATGAATTTCATCTGCATCAATCCCGTATGCATGGGCAATAGAAACAAATGATGGTGTTGTATATTCCTCTTCTGCTGATCCAAAATGGTTTCCATCAAAAAAATCATTTTGTTGCTGTCGTATTAATCCTAAAGAATGATTATTAAAAATATAAACAAAAATTGGCAACTGCTCTCGATACAACCATTGGAATTCTTGTATATTCATTTGAATTGCACCATCTCCGCATAATACAATACTTTGCTTTCCGCTGCTGTAATAACCGCCTATCGCAGCAGGCAAGGCAAAGCCCATAGCACCATGACCACCGGAAAATAACAGCCTTTGATGTTTCCTCGTTTTGTAAGATTGTGCGGCCCAGATCTGGTGCTGTCCTACATCTGAAAATACATTTCCCGCATTCTCATGCAATTCACTTATCGTTTGCATATATAAATTACCTTCTCCATAGGTTGCCTGCTTATCAAAATCCCGCATTATTTGTCTGCTTTTTTTACACACATAAAACCAATTATCCGATATGTGAAAATCAATGTTATCCAGTAACCTGTACACAAGCTTTTCATAATCCAAACAAAGAGATAATTCTTCTTTGTGTACTTTTCGTTTAATTTCCTCTTCATCCAAATCCACACGAATTATCTCTGCATTTTTCGCAAATTTTTCAGGATTTCCGCCAGTTTGCCGTCTGCACATGCTGCAGCCAAAAGAAACAATTAAATCTGCTTTTTGATTTGCCAAAAGATTTGCCTCTCTTGATCCATATGCTGCCCCAAGATAGCCAAACTCACATTCATCTCCATAAGAAACTAAATGATATGCAGGTAAGCTGGTAATAAATGGGATATTCAGTTTATGGATAAACTTCATAATTGTAATATGACCATGGCTATTCTTTTGTATCCCATTGCCAAGTAGGACCAATGGTCGCTTTGCTAATCGTATCTTCTCCAAAATCAAAAAAGCGGCCTTATGATAATCTTCCTCCTTTAATACACTCTGGGCGGGACAAAAGCCTTTCAATGTGTCAGGTTCAATAATTTCCTTTTGTATGTTCATAGGAATGTCTATTACTACAGGTCCCTTTCTACCATCTTGTGCCAGGAAAAAAGCTTTTTCCAAAATGTAACGAATATCCTCTTTTTTTCTTATTTGTTTACAGAATTTTGTATAGCTTTTAACAGCAGATATAACATTCATTTGTTGAAATCCCTGTTGCCGTAAAGTAGGTATATCTGTATATTCATTCAAATTCAATTGTCCCGTAAAAAAAACAGTCGGTGTACTGTCAAAGTAAGCATCTGCTATTCCGGACATCAAATTCATAGCACCAGGTCCACTAGTTGCGTAAGCAACACCAACTTTGCCAGTCGCTTTAGCATAACCAACAGCAGCAAAAGCAGCTCCTTGTTCATGATAACAGGTATGGTTTTTTATTTTCTTTTGTTTACATATTGCATCAACTAAATATGCAATCATAGTTCCTTGGTATCCAAATATATCACTTACTCCCTGTTTTACCAAAAAACCAGCTATATACTCGCTAATTTTCATTTTCACTTATTCCTCTTTCTATCATTGTATTCTGTAGATT comes from the Erysipelotrichaceae bacterium 66202529 genome and includes:
- a CDS encoding AAA family ATPase, with translation MKELVYNELEKRCEENEIEEHVRFTAASIADALHISRNTVSQYLNEKVKAKEVVKINSRPVYFFVRDVIEQKQKGILTVCSFDSLEQLKQELVKDAQDFEQLIGCNNSLSSVVEHCKAAVSYPGGLPILINGPTGTGKSMIASMMYEYAVNQNIIGKNKKFVAVNCSEYANNPELLTTNLFGNVKGAYTGADDDNPGLISLADGGLLFLDEVHCLKAECQEKLFFFMDKGMYHKVGDNENWYYSKCRLVFATTEDPQNVLLKTLLRRIPITITVPALKDRPLIEKRELIYTIFTKESKRLGKEILISNLAYQSLMDFEFIGNVGALKNAIKAACANSFLVHKGEAKLKVQVADLPDYIFPSLTSVQLKSTTHGVQEAMIPIERLKGSLNQASPLLHLYSQLIQQYEEYQTSTSAFPAYMEKTGILIQSYIDYVMFHNRYQKNTSEAYLLKLLDKIYSIVMNKYSISIPNNEIKIYSRILVEYSKCATDANVWISAHQKSVKALVSELQERIPRVFNIAEEIVENVRLNLDLELDDLLLAIIAIAFAGYQNEEVSSCVGVILCHGYSTASSIADTANRMLGQYVFDGIDMEINITIDKVAQLADDYLKRKGTIHELIFLVDMGSLEEIYTRIKPMSDYNIALINNVSTAMALEVGNYIRQGKRVEEILQEVKEHHQLSTHYLKSRKKKSAILSICATGFGAAKKISELLESSLPRKIDLEIIPYNYQQLVENGARDSIFNRYQVELIVGTLDPKVSGVPFMAIESVMMNDEIGVLEQLMQRYLGVGDLEAFNQNITKNFTLSNIVNHLTILNGEKIIDDVEGMEEAIRAKQERVEKVKDAFSGVEMRYSVELPAPEALYVLNYFKNPK
- a CDS encoding PTS N-acetylgalactosamine transporter subunit IIB; translated protein: MRAKIELTRIDNRLVHGQVGMTWGSTLNIDTIVVVDDLTAASGFAQKLMQSVATAASRQIRFYTVADFIRVFNENTSHQKLFVVVQSPHEARLLVEAGIELKRVNVGNMHYEKGRVAFNRKVYLTRQDIDDMNYMLAQGTEVFYQDVPGTAVEKIGELDYETMKRRR
- a CDS encoding SDR family oxidoreductase, which translates into the protein MGKNILLTSGTSGIGKAIAMKLLNELKNTDVYILINYGHDDTAAGDFYSMLSAEEQSHVDFVKADMSSYDGIDTITAKLDEKNKSIDWLILNTGISSYMPFEEYTPELWDRIMKTNVSVPVFLIKALKNQMNVNGSIVLMGSHAGQEPYSSSLVYSVSKAAVLFLAKSLVKIFEDKQIRVNAIAPGFIETKWQKNRTEASRDVVNRKIALHRFGRPEEVADLCYHIVTNGYLNGAVFDIHGGYNYF
- a CDS encoding thiamine pyrophosphate-binding protein; its protein translation is MKMKISEYIAGFLVKQGVSDIFGYQGTMIAYLVDAICKQKKIKNHTCYHEQGAAFAAVGYAKATGKVGVAYATSGPGAMNLMSGIADAYFDSTPTVFFTGQLNLNEYTDIPTLRQQGFQQMNVISAVKSYTKFCKQIRKKEDIRYILEKAFFLAQDGRKGPVVIDIPMNIQKEIIEPDTLKGFCPAQSVLKEEDYHKAAFLILEKIRLAKRPLVLLGNGIQKNSHGHITIMKFIHKLNIPFITSLPAYHLVSYGDECEFGYLGAAYGSREANLLANQKADLIVSFGCSMCRRQTGGNPEKFAKNAEIIRVDLDEEEIKRKVHKEELSLCLDYEKLVYRLLDNIDFHISDNWFYVCKKSRQIMRDFDKQATYGEGNLYMQTISELHENAGNVFSDVGQHQIWAAQSYKTRKHQRLLFSGGHGAMGFALPAAIGGYYSSGKQSIVLCGDGAIQMNIQEFQWLYREQLPIFVYIFNNHSLGLIRQQQNDFFDGNHFGSAEEEYTTPSFVSIAHAYGIDADEIHTIEDLKKAVSSADQKKPHVFEIFINADSAAYPKTYFGEEMHNQRPYLPSDIQKVLEEL